A stretch of Candidatus Methylomirabilota bacterium DNA encodes these proteins:
- a CDS encoding FtsX-like permease family protein, translating to VSVTERTREIGLRQAVGAKARDILTQFLVEAVTLSLIGGLVGIALGLSASILISSLAGWSTQVSAVAVLMAFAFSALVGICFGYYPARKAAFLDPIEALRYE from the coding sequence GGTCTCCGTGACGGAGCGGACGCGGGAGATCGGTTTGCGTCAGGCGGTCGGCGCCAAGGCGCGCGACATCCTGACGCAGTTCCTCGTTGAGGCGGTCACGCTGTCGCTGATCGGTGGCCTGGTCGGGATTGCGCTAGGCCTCTCGGCCTCGATCCTGATCTCGTCCCTGGCCGGGTGGTCTACACAAGTCAGTGCCGTCGCGGTCCTTATGGCCTTTGCTTTCTCGGCATTGGTGGGGATTTGTTTCGGCTACTATCCGGCACGCAAGGCCGCCTTCCTCGACCCGATTGAGGCGCTACGATATGAGTAG